The following coding sequences are from one Collimonas arenae window:
- a CDS encoding TonB family protein, whose protein sequence is MTTTPFFYRFRDAVATLPSLLILAILILAGIQKAVKIQAHTDDSTVQIALTEPDPPAPPVVTPVTPTPPTPTPPQVVKPVPVMQPVRPQPVPQPTVNPTPVSTLPSAEMAAPAPAPIPTPAPPKAVPALPTPAPEAPPAKPSNASVESGYVAKLRAHLNSIKRYPTGREASQQRPQGKVKVWFVLKRDGTLVEQGIDESSNSMLLDDAARKTINRAAFPAFPESSWTGEATHRFSAELEFVPGAG, encoded by the coding sequence ATGACGACCACGCCGTTTTTTTATCGATTCCGAGATGCGGTGGCAACGCTGCCGTCGCTACTCATACTCGCCATCCTGATCCTTGCCGGCATCCAGAAGGCAGTAAAGATCCAGGCACACACAGACGATTCCACAGTGCAGATTGCGTTGACGGAACCCGATCCACCTGCGCCGCCCGTGGTAACACCAGTGACGCCTACGCCGCCAACGCCAACACCGCCGCAGGTTGTGAAACCGGTTCCGGTAATGCAACCGGTGCGCCCGCAGCCGGTGCCGCAACCGACAGTCAACCCCACACCTGTCAGCACTCTACCGAGCGCTGAAATGGCTGCTCCGGCTCCAGCACCGATTCCTACCCCGGCGCCGCCAAAAGCCGTTCCGGCACTCCCGACGCCAGCACCGGAAGCGCCGCCCGCCAAGCCGAGCAACGCCAGCGTCGAGTCCGGCTATGTCGCCAAATTACGTGCACACCTGAACAGCATCAAGCGCTATCCGACAGGGCGTGAAGCCAGCCAGCAAAGGCCGCAAGGCAAGGTCAAGGTCTGGTTTGTCCTGAAGCGCGACGGCACGCTGGTCGAGCAAGGCATCGACGAGTCATCGAACTCCATGCTGCTTGACGACGCTGCCCGCAAAACCATCAACAGAGCTGCTTTTCCCGCTTTTCCCGAATCCAGCTGGACCGGAGAGGCGACACACCGATTCAGCGCCGAGTTGGAGTTCGTCCCGGGGGCGGGATGA
- a CDS encoding LysR family transcriptional regulator, with the protein MNLFEAMKVFVKVAEVGSLSGAARILDLSNPSVTRHIADLETYLGARLLNRSTRRLSLTDTGSAYLERCRQLLADLEQATLAAGMHAANPNGVLRINAPVSFSVNHLGRLLPLYAQRYPNVELDVTLSDRVVDLVEEGFDLAIRIGKLQNSSLVMRKLAPVHVLTCAAPAYLEQHGVPQHPDDLARHACLTYAYTMPDNEWRLQRDGKVHTVRIGGGLRCNNGDLLLAAALAGMGIIRQPTFIIGDAIRAGKLLPILTDYRSDQLAIHAVYPSRQHLSAKVRTYVDFLAEQFGESPEWDRDLPI; encoded by the coding sequence ATGAACCTGTTTGAAGCGATGAAAGTGTTTGTCAAAGTGGCCGAGGTTGGCAGCCTGTCGGGCGCTGCGCGCATCCTGGACTTGTCGAATCCGTCGGTGACGCGGCATATTGCCGATCTGGAAACCTATCTCGGTGCGCGCCTGCTCAATCGCAGCACCCGGCGCCTGAGCCTGACAGATACCGGCAGCGCCTACCTGGAACGGTGCCGCCAGTTGCTGGCCGACCTGGAACAGGCCACGCTGGCGGCCGGCATGCACGCGGCCAATCCGAACGGCGTGTTGCGCATCAATGCGCCGGTATCGTTTTCGGTCAATCATCTGGGTCGGCTGCTGCCGCTGTATGCGCAGCGTTATCCGAATGTCGAGCTGGACGTGACGCTGTCGGACCGGGTTGTTGATCTGGTCGAGGAAGGTTTTGACTTGGCGATCCGCATCGGCAAGCTGCAAAACTCCAGCCTGGTGATGCGCAAACTGGCGCCGGTACATGTCCTCACCTGCGCTGCCCCGGCCTACCTGGAACAGCATGGCGTGCCGCAGCATCCGGACGACCTGGCGCGGCACGCCTGCCTGACCTATGCCTATACCATGCCGGACAATGAATGGCGCCTGCAACGTGACGGCAAGGTACATACAGTACGTATCGGTGGCGGCTTGCGTTGCAACAATGGCGATCTGCTGCTAGCGGCAGCGCTGGCCGGCATGGGCATCATCCGCCAGCCGACCTTCATCATCGGCGATGCCATCCGTGCCGGAAAACTGCTGCCAATACTGACTGACTACCGCAGCGATCAACTAGCCATTCATGCGGTATATCCAAGCCGGCAGCACTTGTCAGCCAAAGTGCGCACTTACGTCGATTTCCTGGCCGAGCAGTTCGGCGAATCGCCGGAATGGGATCGTGACTTGCCGATATGA
- a CDS encoding DoxX family protein: protein MTTTKTIDTGAYAATLLRLTLGIALLAHAYLKVFVFTLPGAAAFFASQGFPGWSVYPVVAVEVLTGIALVLGLQARIAAIISLPVLLGALSVHAPNGWVFTSPNGGWEYPAFMVVTAIAIALLGNGAFALSKAK from the coding sequence ATGACTACGACAAAAACCATCGACACCGGCGCTTATGCCGCCACCCTGCTGCGCCTGACCTTGGGCATTGCGCTGCTGGCGCACGCCTACTTGAAAGTGTTTGTCTTCACGCTGCCGGGCGCCGCTGCATTTTTTGCCAGTCAAGGCTTTCCAGGCTGGTCGGTGTACCCTGTGGTGGCGGTTGAAGTGCTGACCGGTATTGCGCTGGTGTTGGGATTGCAGGCAAGGATTGCAGCTATCATTTCGCTGCCGGTGCTGCTCGGCGCCCTGTCGGTGCATGCCCCGAACGGCTGGGTATTTACCAGTCCGAACGGCGGCTGGGAATATCCGGCATTCATGGTGGTGACCGCGATTGCCATCGCCCTGCTGGGTAACGGCGCGTTTGCGTTGAGCAAGGCAAAATAA
- a CDS encoding M15 family metallopeptidase, protein MQMPVFRFALLLPLLFGMAMFANAQSSDGSGLDTRQCEAVRQRVLQPGAPVNCQQLQVVRFPYVDFDGKRHEDGEIMVMAAVAPQVRAIFEELFKRRFPLAQARLMEHYQGNDDVSMADNNTSAFNDRPITGGKAISLHAYGLAIDINPLQNPYVQSDMQGRLEYSPPAGQAFARRTVERAGSSEQVVELFAQHGFLIWGGDWKKPIDYQHFQVSRKLAERMAKLPVAQARRAFEESIVGYRSCRNAHGSQPKTRKACAAAAG, encoded by the coding sequence ATGCAGATGCCGGTATTTCGTTTTGCGTTATTGTTACCGCTGCTGTTCGGCATGGCGATGTTCGCCAATGCCCAGTCGTCCGATGGATCGGGATTGGATACCCGGCAATGCGAGGCCGTCAGGCAGCGCGTTCTCCAGCCTGGGGCGCCGGTAAATTGCCAGCAGTTGCAGGTTGTGCGTTTCCCCTATGTCGACTTCGACGGCAAGCGCCACGAGGATGGTGAAATCATGGTGATGGCGGCAGTCGCGCCGCAAGTGAGGGCGATCTTCGAGGAATTGTTCAAGCGGCGATTCCCGCTTGCGCAGGCCCGTTTGATGGAGCATTATCAAGGCAATGACGATGTGTCGATGGCGGACAACAATACTTCCGCCTTTAACGACCGGCCGATCACCGGCGGCAAGGCAATATCCTTGCACGCATACGGTTTGGCGATCGATATCAATCCTTTGCAAAATCCGTATGTGCAGAGCGACATGCAAGGTCGGCTGGAATACAGCCCGCCGGCCGGACAGGCGTTCGCTCGGCGCACGGTGGAGCGAGCCGGTAGCAGCGAACAGGTGGTGGAACTATTTGCGCAGCATGGCTTTCTGATCTGGGGCGGCGACTGGAAAAAACCGATCGACTACCAGCATTTCCAGGTCAGCCGCAAGTTGGCCGAGCGCATGGCGAAGCTGCCGGTCGCGCAAGCGCGGCGCGCCTTTGAAGAATCGATCGTCGGCTATCGTTCTTGCCGCAATGCCCATGGCAGCCAGCCGAAGACTCGCAAGGCTTGCGCAGCGGCAGCAGGCTGA
- a CDS encoding TonB-dependent receptor, translating into MQFKVTRLSLLISGLFIAASPLTYAADTTEVGKVTVQGDANGGQSTGLIQQEETPKARSSVNRDYMEKQSTTSNPYQMINLLPGVNSYDQDGTGLFGGNVRVRGFNSDQLGFTINGAPVNDSGSFAVYPQEYTDAENLCDIFVTQGSTDTEAPHVGASGGNIGMTMCTPEDKQRFRTEYTFGSNSLQKGYVRFDSGKIFNDRFKFFLSYSKTQADKFKGEGRADKEHVDFNSKFDLGGGSYVDTGFMYNSAINNNYRSLTKAQIAQYGPNLDFGTVAPVHQPGGPGAQNDSTYGPNAGINTGAKNLYYGYNLNPFKNWLGTMNAHFQLAPTSSIDVSPYMWYGFGTGGNQLQTVTEGNAGNLLGGGVRDANGDGDTKDTVFAYEGSRTRTYRPGVTIKYNQQIDNHKLMVGYWYERARHQQTGPYTTIDNSGNASDVWLNNPSAWLKNQDGSYVQYRDTMTISTGKSAFAQDSISLLQDKLNLQVGARYSSIDRDFTNNPSQSSPGFYTLQKSYSDLLPSFGARYQLDQVQSVFFNAAKNFKAPGNFSYFNLISGGTIVNGVYTGGTVRPVPVDKETSWNYDLGYRYAADKWTFSGSLFYINFKNRIATSYNQDTNSNTDYNVGDSTSKGLELESGYSITKNLSLYGSLSYIKSKMDNNMQYSATATLPTAGKEFPDTPNWLSGMSLQYAQDNWYVFSQAKYTGKRYTTLVNDDSIGGYTVFNAGAGYTFPSSTWLKSPTLKFNVNNIFDKKFLSLSSGSGSQFTTNSVAIGSIAASAPSFYVSPPRTFSVSLIADF; encoded by the coding sequence ATGCAATTCAAAGTCACCCGGCTGTCACTGCTGATCTCCGGGTTATTCATCGCCGCCAGTCCACTGACCTACGCTGCCGACACCACTGAAGTCGGCAAGGTCACCGTGCAAGGCGATGCCAACGGCGGTCAAAGCACTGGACTGATCCAGCAAGAAGAAACGCCGAAAGCGCGTAGCTCGGTCAATCGCGATTACATGGAAAAGCAAAGCACCACCAGCAATCCATACCAGATGATCAATCTGCTGCCAGGCGTGAACTCCTACGACCAGGACGGCACCGGCCTGTTCGGTGGCAACGTGCGTGTGCGCGGCTTCAACAGCGATCAGTTGGGCTTCACCATCAATGGCGCACCGGTCAACGATTCGGGCAGCTTCGCCGTCTATCCGCAGGAATACACCGACGCCGAGAACCTGTGCGACATCTTCGTCACGCAAGGCTCGACCGACACCGAAGCACCGCATGTCGGCGCCTCCGGCGGCAATATCGGCATGACCATGTGTACACCGGAAGACAAGCAACGCTTCCGCACCGAATACACATTCGGCTCCAACAGCCTGCAGAAGGGCTACGTGCGCTTCGATTCGGGCAAGATTTTCAACGACCGTTTCAAGTTCTTCCTGTCCTACTCGAAAACCCAGGCTGACAAGTTCAAGGGCGAAGGCCGTGCCGACAAGGAACACGTCGACTTCAACAGCAAGTTCGATCTGGGCGGCGGCAGCTATGTCGACACCGGCTTCATGTACAACTCTGCCATCAACAACAACTACCGTTCGCTGACCAAGGCACAGATCGCCCAGTACGGCCCGAACCTGGATTTCGGCACTGTCGCTCCAGTACATCAACCGGGTGGACCTGGCGCGCAAAACGATTCGACTTACGGTCCGAATGCCGGCATCAACACCGGCGCCAAGAACCTGTACTACGGCTACAACCTGAATCCGTTCAAGAACTGGCTCGGCACCATGAATGCCCACTTCCAGCTGGCACCGACATCGAGCATCGATGTCAGCCCCTACATGTGGTACGGCTTCGGCACCGGCGGCAACCAGTTGCAGACTGTCACCGAAGGCAATGCCGGCAACCTGTTGGGCGGCGGCGTACGTGATGCCAACGGCGACGGCGACACCAAGGACACCGTGTTTGCTTATGAAGGCAGCCGCACCCGCACGTATCGCCCAGGCGTGACGATCAAGTACAACCAACAGATCGACAATCACAAGCTGATGGTCGGCTACTGGTATGAGCGCGCACGTCACCAGCAAACCGGCCCATACACCACAATCGACAACAGCGGCAATGCTTCCGATGTCTGGCTCAACAACCCGAGCGCATGGCTGAAAAATCAGGATGGTTCCTACGTTCAGTATCGCGACACGATGACCATCAGCACCGGTAAATCGGCGTTTGCGCAAGATAGTATCAGCCTGCTGCAAGACAAGTTGAATCTGCAGGTTGGCGCCCGCTATTCCAGCATCGACCGCGACTTCACCAACAACCCGAGCCAAAGCTCGCCAGGCTTCTATACCTTACAGAAATCGTACTCCGATCTGCTGCCTAGTTTCGGCGCACGCTATCAGCTGGATCAGGTGCAATCGGTGTTCTTCAATGCGGCCAAGAACTTCAAGGCGCCTGGAAATTTCTCGTATTTCAACCTGATCTCCGGCGGCACTATCGTCAACGGCGTGTACACCGGCGGCACCGTCCGTCCTGTGCCGGTCGACAAGGAAACTTCGTGGAACTACGACCTCGGCTACCGTTACGCTGCTGACAAATGGACGTTCTCCGGCTCGCTGTTCTATATCAATTTCAAGAACCGCATCGCCACTTCGTACAACCAGGACACCAACAGCAATACCGATTACAACGTCGGCGATTCGACCTCCAAGGGCCTGGAACTGGAATCCGGTTACTCGATCACCAAGAACCTGAGCCTGTACGGTTCGCTCTCTTACATCAAGAGCAAGATGGACAACAACATGCAATATTCGGCGACCGCGACGTTGCCGACTGCCGGCAAGGAGTTTCCTGATACGCCGAACTGGCTGAGCGGCATGAGCCTGCAGTACGCGCAAGACAACTGGTATGTGTTCAGCCAGGCCAAATACACCGGTAAGCGCTACACCACGCTGGTCAACGACGACAGCATCGGCGGCTATACCGTGTTCAACGCCGGCGCAGGATACACCTTCCCGTCGTCGACCTGGCTGAAAAGCCCGACGCTCAAGTTCAACGTCAACAATATTTTTGACAAGAAATTCCTGAGCCTCAGCTCCGGCAGCGGCAGCCAATTCACCACGAACTCCGTGGCGATCGGCAGCATCGCGGCATCGGCGCCGTCGTTCTATGTCAGCCCACCGCGTACCTTCAGCGTATCGTTGATCGCGGATTTCTAA
- a CDS encoding bifunctional metallophosphatase/5'-nucleotidase yields MRAISIGRTKLLCCMAAALLGACSSLPNAPASAPVELNLVAINDLHGHLEAETKSFASIADAVGTAPRKLKVGGIDTIGGALNAWRAEDPQLLLVGAGDLIGASPALSSIWADEPTISALGQLGLRVSSVGNHEFDQGSAELLRYQNGGCKSTRPDKACQFEAHYPGAKFSYLAANVIDNASVQPMLPPYRIEQIRGVKIAFIGAVVRGTEKMVSADGIANVHFIDEAEAINRWVPEIKAQGVSAIVVLIHQGGETKEPFDKVACSQLQGPIVDIVKHLDPAIKLVISAHSHQGYTCQVDGRTVTQGESFGHMLTRISLTIDPRVADLPGKITAIRAYNVLMDTQRFTPDPALSAFLQKLKARSDVVLAQPIARIAVPRIDNHINEAGESPLGDVLADSQLAATRKLGAQIAMTNHKSIRESLESGPAGTNYAQVAATTPYGNTLILLTLTGSQIQALLEQQSWLEQDRQGGRVMLQVSHGLSYRWDAAKPLGQRVLPGSIKLNGAALDPRGQYRVSVNSFISQGGDGFSLLTQGADRVDTGINDLDALSHYLIASEHDGHPAGSAQTAGRIVRVH; encoded by the coding sequence ATGCGTGCAATCTCCATTGGCCGGACCAAGTTATTGTGCTGCATGGCCGCGGCCTTGCTGGGCGCTTGCAGCAGCTTGCCAAACGCCCCGGCCAGTGCGCCGGTAGAGCTCAACCTGGTCGCCATCAATGACCTGCACGGCCACCTCGAAGCCGAAACAAAGAGCTTTGCCAGCATTGCCGACGCCGTCGGCACCGCGCCGCGCAAGCTCAAGGTTGGCGGCATCGACACCATCGGCGGCGCCCTCAATGCCTGGCGCGCCGAAGATCCGCAACTGCTGCTGGTCGGCGCCGGCGACCTGATCGGCGCCAGCCCTGCACTATCCTCCATCTGGGCCGATGAACCAACCATCTCCGCCCTCGGCCAACTCGGCCTGCGCGTCAGTTCAGTTGGCAACCATGAATTCGACCAGGGCAGCGCAGAGTTGCTGCGCTATCAAAACGGCGGCTGTAAATCCACTCGCCCCGACAAGGCTTGCCAGTTCGAAGCCCATTATCCTGGTGCGAAATTTTCCTACCTCGCGGCCAACGTGATCGACAATGCCAGCGTCCAGCCAATGCTGCCGCCCTACCGCATCGAACAAATACGCGGCGTCAAGATCGCCTTCATTGGCGCAGTCGTGCGCGGCACCGAAAAAATGGTCTCCGCCGACGGCATCGCCAACGTCCATTTCATTGATGAGGCCGAGGCCATCAACCGTTGGGTGCCCGAGATCAAGGCACAAGGCGTCAGCGCCATCGTGGTCCTGATTCATCAGGGCGGCGAAACCAAGGAACCGTTCGACAAGGTGGCCTGCAGCCAATTGCAAGGCCCGATCGTCGACATCGTCAAACACCTCGATCCAGCCATCAAGCTGGTGATCAGCGCCCACAGCCACCAGGGCTACACCTGCCAGGTCGACGGGCGCACCGTCACGCAAGGCGAATCGTTCGGCCACATGCTGACCCGCATCAGCCTGACCATCGATCCGCGCGTTGCCGACCTGCCTGGAAAAATTACCGCGATCCGCGCATACAACGTGCTGATGGATACGCAGCGCTTCACTCCCGATCCGGCGCTGTCGGCGTTCCTGCAAAAACTCAAGGCACGCAGCGACGTAGTGCTGGCGCAACCGATTGCGCGCATCGCGGTGCCGCGCATCGATAACCACATCAACGAAGCCGGCGAATCGCCGCTCGGCGACGTGCTGGCCGATTCGCAACTGGCGGCCACGCGCAAGCTCGGTGCGCAAATCGCCATGACCAATCACAAGAGTATCCGCGAAAGCCTGGAAAGCGGTCCGGCCGGGACCAACTACGCACAGGTTGCCGCCACCACGCCGTATGGCAATACGCTGATCCTGCTGACGCTCACCGGCAGCCAGATCCAGGCCTTGCTGGAACAGCAAAGCTGGCTCGAACAGGATCGCCAGGGCGGCCGCGTCATGCTGCAGGTTTCACACGGCTTGAGCTATCGCTGGGACGCCGCCAAACCACTCGGACAGCGCGTGCTGCCCGGCAGCATCAAGCTGAACGGCGCCGCCTTGGATCCGCGCGGCCAATACCGCGTCAGCGTCAACAGCTTCATCTCGCAGGGCGGCGACGGTTTCAGTTTGCTGACCCAAGGCGCAGATCGCGTCGACACCGGCATCAACGACCTCGATGCGTTGAGCCATTACCTGATCGCCAGCGAGCACGATGGCCATCCGGCCGGCAGCGCCCAAACAGCCGGTCGCATCGTACGCGTTCATTAA
- a CDS encoding ExbD/TolR family protein — protein sequence MRSWDEPKKRKARVEIIPMIDVMMFLLVFFVLISLNVIPALGLKTHLPSASSAQDLKPQNKAVITIGLNDALQVDGVDTKIGELATRLNQAKKDGEKLNVIVNSDRGVEVQRLVEVMDNLKQNGFESISIATRKP from the coding sequence ATGCGTAGTTGGGACGAACCAAAAAAGCGGAAAGCCCGCGTCGAAATTATTCCGATGATCGACGTGATGATGTTCCTGCTGGTGTTTTTTGTATTGATCAGTCTCAACGTGATTCCCGCGCTCGGCTTGAAAACCCATTTGCCGAGCGCCAGCAGCGCGCAGGATTTAAAACCGCAAAACAAGGCCGTTATCACGATCGGTTTGAACGACGCATTGCAGGTGGATGGCGTCGATACCAAAATCGGTGAGCTGGCAACGCGCCTGAATCAAGCCAAGAAGGACGGCGAGAAACTTAACGTGATCGTCAATAGTGACCGTGGCGTCGAGGTGCAGCGCCTGGTGGAAGTCATGGACAACCTGAAGCAGAACGGCTTCGAGTCGATCTCCATCGCTACCCGCAAGCCGTAA
- a CDS encoding MotA/TolQ/ExbB proton channel family protein, which translates to MNMQLFHELAFYLMYACAALALFVIVERGLFFNYTLRQAIGLEKAMTHAVQHVQELPAELTARASLPLTLVSDILAEKHQLTSEKDLEDFSESVYIANRGEVQHRLWILDTIVTAAPLLGLLGTILGIIDTFKALAVSGVSDPGQVSQGIGTALYATALGIGIAVVGMFFFNMFQERIERINDHLKVLMLRACVGRVADNGAKAAAAAEARNLHLA; encoded by the coding sequence ATGAACATGCAATTATTCCACGAACTCGCTTTCTACCTGATGTACGCCTGCGCCGCCCTGGCGCTCTTCGTGATTGTGGAACGCGGACTCTTCTTCAACTACACACTGCGCCAGGCCATCGGTCTGGAAAAGGCCATGACCCATGCAGTCCAGCATGTGCAGGAACTGCCGGCCGAGTTGACGGCGCGCGCCAGCCTGCCGCTGACCCTGGTGTCCGATATCCTGGCCGAAAAACATCAGTTGACCAGCGAGAAGGATCTTGAGGATTTCAGCGAGTCCGTTTATATCGCCAACCGCGGCGAAGTGCAGCACCGCCTGTGGATTCTCGACACCATCGTCACCGCAGCGCCGCTACTCGGACTGCTCGGCACGATTTTGGGTATTATCGATACCTTCAAGGCGTTGGCAGTATCCGGCGTATCCGATCCAGGCCAGGTATCGCAGGGCATCGGCACCGCACTATATGCAACAGCATTGGGGATCGGCATTGCCGTGGTCGGCATGTTCTTCTTCAACATGTTCCAGGAACGGATCGAGCGCATCAACGATCACCTGAAAGTCTTGATGTTGCGCGCCTGCGTCGGCCGAGTCGCTGATAATGGCGCCAAAGCCGCGGCTGCGGCAGAAGCCCGAAATTTACATTTGGCCTGA
- the phaP gene encoding TIGR01841 family phasin (Members of this family are phasins (small proteins associated with inclusions such as PHA granules). Note that several different families of phasins have been named PhaP despite very little sequence similarity to each other.) — MFSFHEQFAAATKAHFEAQLALLNTLTTKTFEGVEKVIELNLNAAKASLEESSGAAKQLLSAKDPQEFLNISAAQAKPGADKAAAYGRHLAGIASGTQAELTRAAEAQVAETTRRINALIEEVSKNAPAGSENAIAILKTVISNANAGYEQLTKNTKQAVETLEANLSNATAQLTKAATPRSKK; from the coding sequence ATGTTTTCGTTTCATGAACAGTTCGCCGCAGCTACAAAAGCGCATTTCGAAGCCCAGTTGGCATTACTCAATACCCTGACCACCAAGACTTTCGAAGGTGTGGAAAAGGTCATCGAACTCAATTTGAATGCCGCCAAGGCCTCGCTGGAGGAATCCAGCGGCGCCGCCAAACAGTTGTTGAGCGCCAAGGATCCACAGGAATTTCTCAACATCTCTGCCGCCCAGGCAAAGCCCGGAGCCGACAAGGCCGCTGCCTACGGCCGTCATCTGGCCGGCATTGCTTCCGGCACCCAGGCGGAATTGACGCGCGCTGCGGAAGCGCAAGTCGCAGAAACTACACGCCGCATCAACGCGTTGATTGAAGAAGTCAGCAAGAACGCGCCGGCCGGTTCGGAGAATGCGATTGCCATTCTGAAAACCGTCATCAGCAATGCCAATGCCGGCTATGAGCAGCTGACAAAAAATACCAAGCAGGCGGTGGAGACGCTGGAAGCAAACCTGAGTAATGCTACTGCCCAGCTGACCAAGGCAGCGACCCCACGCAGCAAGAAGTAA
- the ygiD gene encoding 4,5-DOPA dioxygenase extradiol yields MSTSATRMPAIFFGHGSPMNALEDNRYTAAWEQLGASVALRQPKAILSISAHWYTRGIGVTAMPQPKTIHDFGGFPQALFDVRYPAPGDPALAAQVRDLLAPLDVTMDQSWGLDHGTWSVLVKAFPKADVPVIQLSIDATQPAQFHFDLGRKLAVLREQGVLIIGSGDVVHNLRLMTRGGPPRRTIGRCVSTTTSARRC; encoded by the coding sequence ATGAGCACAAGCGCCACCCGCATGCCGGCGATTTTCTTCGGTCACGGCAGCCCGATGAATGCATTGGAAGACAACCGTTATACCGCCGCCTGGGAACAGCTGGGCGCCAGCGTGGCGCTGCGGCAGCCGAAAGCGATCCTGTCGATTTCCGCGCATTGGTACACCCGCGGCATTGGCGTGACGGCGATGCCGCAACCGAAAACCATCCATGATTTCGGTGGCTTCCCGCAGGCATTGTTCGATGTTCGCTACCCGGCTCCTGGCGATCCGGCGTTGGCAGCGCAGGTGCGTGATTTGCTGGCGCCGCTCGATGTGACGATGGATCAATCCTGGGGCTTGGATCACGGCACCTGGTCGGTGCTGGTCAAGGCTTTTCCGAAGGCCGATGTGCCTGTGATCCAGCTGAGCATCGATGCCACGCAGCCGGCGCAGTTTCATTTTGACCTGGGCCGCAAGTTGGCGGTGCTGCGCGAGCAGGGCGTGCTGATCATTGGCAGCGGCGATGTGGTGCACAACCTGCGCCTGATGACGCGCGGCGGCCCGCCGCGGCGCACGATTGGGCGCTGCGTTTCAACGACCACATCCGCGCGTCGTTGCTGA